The Gammaproteobacteria bacterium DNA window ACACCCTGTGTGTCTTCCTGCTGAAGATGCGCGAGTACTATCGCTGGGAGAAGGCGATCCCCCAGTCCCAATCGCTACCCAAAGAGGCCGTGGGTATCTGGCTGACCCAACGCGAACATGAGTGGGATGCACTGGACTCCCTGCCGCTCTCGGCGATCACCATTGGCGACGAGTCATTCGGGCCCTTCGAGTCCGCGGCCATCAATCAACGCCTGAATCCGCTGGGCTATGTCTACAGTGGCGGCATCGGGGTGTTTCATAAACCCTATTTTTTCCTGGGCAAACTGGAGAAAAAGGAAACGCAACACGGCATCACCCTGCTGGTATCCTCGGAGGAATATGCCCGCGACCTGGTCGCGCCCCCGGCCATGTTTCAGGACAACACCGTCTTTATCCGCAAACAGTGTTTGCGACGCGCGATCTGGGAGCGCATAGAGGAATGGCTGTTGAAAAGGCCGGCGGAGTCACCCGTCGCCCGCACCCTGGCGTGTTATGCCCCGCAAGGCCAGCTCGATGCGATCATCAAAACGGCGGGCGAGTTCTCTCCCGGCGCGCACAGTGAGGCGATGGAATCGATACTGGACCGGATTACCGAAAACGAGCTGGAATCCGTCTTCCTTCATGAGACTGGCGAGGCCCAGGCACAGCGACTGCTGGGGCCGCAATGGCAGGCCCTGCTCAGTGAGCTGCCACGTTCACAGGCGGAACTGATCGCCCGCGCGGTGCGCGATCATCTGGCCGACAGCCTCACCACCCTGCCCCGCCTGCTGGAGACCGAAAACGCGGCCTCCCTGCATTACTATTTCGCCAATTTTACGGGCATGCGCCGGGAACTGTTTCCACAGGCCGTACTGGCCTATCAGGCATGGGCCGAGTCTGGTAACCTCGAACCCCTCAAACGGCTCGGCCAGCATGGTCCCCAGCGCTGGCTATCATTGGCCCGGCAGATCCTTGCCCTGCACGATACACACCGGACTTCGCTGGCCGCGGACATTGAGGCGCTGTTGCTGACGAATCCTTAACAGGCTCTTTACCCGCCGTAATCCCAAAACCACTACACCCCGCAACCCACCACACACCAATGAGTACATCCATGAACGATACAGACCTGGAGTTACAAAGCGGTATCGCCGCCTTCGAAGCCAAAGATTTCACCAGCGCAATGCGCCTGCTTTCCACCCTCGCAGACCAGGGCGTCGCGGAGGCGCAATATCGCATGGGCATGATGCTGCAAAACGGCCTGGGCCGCGTCAAGAATACCGAGGCCGCCATCCGCTGGATGCGCGCCGCCGCCGAGCAGAATCACGCCTACGCACAGCATGGCATGGGGGTGATGTACCTGTACGGGGAAGGGGTCGAAAAGGATGAGGCTATGGCGGTGCAGTGGTTTCGCCGTGCGGCAGAGCAGGGGCTTCCCGGCGCGCAGATGACCCTGGGCATGATGTACGAAAATGGTCAGGGGGTGGAAAAGGATGAGCTCGAGGCCCGACGCTGGTACAAGCTGGCGGACGAAAACAGCTAGCTGCGCCCAGGTCGATACCAAAATTTCCGCTCAAAAAAAAGGCCACTCAGATTGAGTGGCCCTTTTTTTCGACAACTTTTCGACAGTTGAAACGGTGCGGCTTATTTATTTACCCATTCCGAAAAATTGTCACTGTTCTTGTCTTCGCCATCGGCATAACCGGCTTCGTAGGCGTCATTCACACGCTGCTCTTCCACTTTTGGATTTTGCAGATAACCACTGGCCCAACCAACAATATATTCACGGGAAACGCTGGCTTTTTCCATTTTATCAATGGCGGCGTAATAGTCTTGGTTCATTCGATTCTTCTCCCGGTCGTTCGTCGTTTGAATTACAGTAAATTAGATTATGCTTATGGTACCCTATCGAAACGATTTTGCAATCCGTTTTTCTCACTCCATTCCACCTATACATTCTACCTATAGAGGACGAATGTGAAAAACGACACGCTAATTGATTCAGGCCCCCAGTCCAGGGCATTGATTTGACCCGACGCGGCGACAAATTCATACTTTCTACTCGCAGCTATACCGGCATTTTAGCCTCGAAATCGGCCCGCTACCGAACAAGTTTGTTAACTTTAACCTGAATCCGTGGCTTAACCGCGGCGCCTGGCACAAACTCTTGATTGTTCACCACATCCATGTGGTTCACCCCTACGGGGCTTACGCGCCAAATCGCTCCTGGCGATTTGGTCCACAGCGGATCAAAAAATGCCCGCTTAACCTAAGGGTGAAGCTAATATTTTTTGAAACCCCTGTGGAATCAATATCTTGCACCATGCATCCACGTTTAAACCACAGATCCAGGTTGAATAAAATCAATAAGATAAAATATAAGGCTTTCATCCAAGGCCAAGGCGAAAACCCTGCTCTGAATGGGCCTATATCGATCACCCCGGGCCTTACAAACCGGACTCACGATTCCGGCCACCCACGGCCAGCACCTGCGGAAGGATCACATGCTACTCCAACTCGACAATATCCTCGATGCCGGCAAACTCAGCAATATCCAGGCGATGCTGGCCAAGGTCAGTTTTATCGATGGCAAGCACAGCGCCGGCCTGGCCGCGAGCCGCGTCAAGAACAACCAGGAAATGAAACAGGGCACACAGCAGGCGGAGTATCTCGATCATCTGCTGATGGGCAGTCTGGCGGAGAATGCCGATTTTCGTAGCGCCGCCCTGCCCTATCGGGTGGCCCAGCCGGTGTTTGCGCGTTACACCCAGGGTATGCGCTACGGTAATCATGTGGACGATCCGATCATGGGGGGCGGCGCGGAGAAGTTTCGCACCGATGTCTCCGTCACCGTGTTTCTCAATGAGCCCGAGGACTACGACGGGGGGGAGTTGATCATCAGTACCTCGTATGGCGAAAAGGCCGTGAAACTGCCGGCAGGGTCTGCGGTGATCTATCCTTCAGCGAGTGTTCACCGGGTGGCGGAGATTACTCGCGGTGAGCGCCTGGCGGCGATCGTGTGGCTACAGAGCATGGTGCGCGACCCCGCCCAACGTGAATTGCTGTATGAGCTGGATCAGGCCCGCAACACCCTGTTGGGCCGCGATCCCGATGCACTGGAAACCCAACAGGTCGACCACTCCTACGTGAACTTGTTGCGGATGTGGAGCGAGGTGTAGGAGTCTGTTAAGTATCGCCAATAAAAAAGGCCCGGCATCTGTCGATGACGGGCCTTTTTTACGCGAGCAGGCTAACAATCAATAGCCACCCTTGCGACGCGATTCCGGCAGGCCGGCAATACGTCCACCCTGCTTGCTCGGATCCTTGGGAAACAGTTCGTAAATATCTTTCTGCCCAATCTTTTCGTTCCATTTCTCGGACATCGCCTTGACGATAGCACGGGTATTGGGCTGGTTACCGGCGTTA harbors:
- a CDS encoding tetratricopeptide repeat protein; translation: MNDTDLELQSGIAAFEAKDFTSAMRLLSTLADQGVAEAQYRMGMMLQNGLGRVKNTEAAIRWMRAAAEQNHAYAQHGMGVMYLYGEGVEKDEAMAVQWFRRAAEQGLPGAQMTLGMMYENGQGVEKDELEARRWYKLADENS
- a CDS encoding Fe2+-dependent dioxygenase gives rise to the protein MLLQLDNILDAGKLSNIQAMLAKVSFIDGKHSAGLAASRVKNNQEMKQGTQQAEYLDHLLMGSLAENADFRSAALPYRVAQPVFARYTQGMRYGNHVDDPIMGGGAEKFRTDVSVTVFLNEPEDYDGGELIISTSYGEKAVKLPAGSAVIYPSASVHRVAEITRGERLAAIVWLQSMVRDPAQRELLYELDQARNTLLGRDPDALETQQVDHSYVNLLRMWSEV
- a CDS encoding TusE/DsrC/DsvC family sulfur relay protein, yielding MAIEIDGKSIETTPGGYLINHEDWSKALAEHVAREEGVELTDKHWDLIEYLRDEYINNAGNQPNTRAIVKAMSEKWNEKIGQKDIYELFPKDPSKQGGRIAGLPESRRKGGY